Below is a genomic region from Persicimonas caeni.
CCAAAGACGCTTCGAGTTGGTGCGCGCGACCGACTTGGCGGGCATCGGACGCGTCGACGTGACGCCGCTCGACGGCGTGATGTTCGGCGTGTCGGTCTACTACGGCGGCACTTCGCGCAACCGGCCCAAGCCCGACTTCGCCGAGCAGTGCCCCGACGGCGACCTCCAGCGTGAGGTGGCCCCGTGCGGCTACGTCAGCGCCCCGCTGTTGCTGGTCGATGCCCACGCCGCCATCGAGCGCGGACCGGTGCGCGCCCGTGCCATGGCCCTTTGGGGGAAGCTCGAGAAGGCCGACGTCATCTCCGAGAAGAACCGTAACCTGTCGAATAACCTCGAAGTGCTTCGCACCCCGGTCGCCGAGCAGGCGTTCGCCAGCTGGGCCGAACTCGGCGTCGACGTCGCCGATTTCACCGCCTTGAACCCGCGTCACCGCATCGAGCCGTACGTGCGCTACGAGTACTACGACACGATGTTCGACACGCGAGAGGACCTCTTCGACAACCCCAGATTCGAAAAAACTCTGTACGCCGCAGGGATCGGTTACGCCCTCGACGAGGCTGTGACCGCCAAGCTCGACTGGACCCACCGCTCGTTCGGCTCCGACCGACTCAACAGCGAGAACCGGGTCCGTCTTGGACTGGGCTTCGTTTACTGAAGCCCGTTGAATGAAATCACGTGTACCAAACCTGATGGAGCATCAAATGCAGTTGTCTAACCGGGCTATTCGCAACCTCCTGACCGCCCTCGCGATTCTCCTCGCCGTCGGCGCCGCTGCCTGCGGTGACGATGGTGGAGAAACCGTCGAGTCGACGAGCTTCGACGACGAGCAGATCGTCGTCGACTACGCCGACCAGGTTGTCATCCCGACCTACGAACTCCTCGACACCCGCGCCGGCGAGCTGCAGACCGCCGTCGACGCGTTGGCCGGCGATCCCACTGACGCCAACCTCGAAGCCGCCCGCGACGCTTGGGTCTCGACCCGCGAGCCGTGGGAGCAGAGCGAAGCGTCGCTGTTCGGCCCCGTCGACTCCAACGGTTACGACCCCGCGCTCGACTCGTGGCCGGTCAACCGCAGCGACCTCGAGCAAGTGCTCGCTGGCGACGACACCATCGACCAGGCCTACGTCGAAGGACTCGACGCGAGCCTCAAGGGATTCCACACCATCGAATTCCTGCTGTTCGGCGACGGCGGCACCAAGACGGCAGCCGACCTTAGCGACCGCGAGCTCGACTACCTGACGGCGACCACCGCCGACCTGAAGCGCACCACCGGCCTGCTGGCCACCAGCTGGACCGACGGCGTCGACGGCCAGTCCGCTTACCGCGAAGTCTTCACGA
It encodes:
- a CDS encoding imelysin family protein; translation: MQLSNRAIRNLLTALAILLAVGAAACGDDGGETVESTSFDDEQIVVDYADQVVIPTYELLDTRAGELQTAVDALAGDPTDANLEAARDAWVSTREPWEQSEASLFGPVDSNGYDPALDSWPVNRSDLEQVLAGDDTIDQAYVEGLDASLKGFHTIEFLLFGDGGTKTAADLSDRELDYLTATTADLKRTTGLLATSWTDGVDGQSAYREVFTTAGADGNQAYPSLSAAGQEITTGMITILDEVANGKIADPFDNRDTTLVESQFSYNSLTDFKNNIIGVQNAYLGKADAAGTSGKGLTAFVAAQDADLDARVKAEIQAAIDALDAVPEPFRDAITDDAGRAKIEEAITAISTVQATVEQDVQPLVTGQ